One genomic region from Prochlorococcus marinus CUG1433 encodes:
- a CDS encoding SufD family Fe-S cluster assembly protein: MEIIEKIKTNKSIDNQTEIQKICLDKLQSSPLPNPKSEQWRLSNKSKFSNFLDFSVNEKDLKFDTPYPTNSQNTIRLIIGEKYQIKLTEKNYSIQQLSADELDKYIKEQISSFDQNENWSDLLNLSLSCKKNILGLKINGSRIPPIEIFSHASSNSLSAKTLVIFLEKNCDVELLQVNLGKENSSLSQSTFFFLEENSSLNHGFVSYGEKGSNLLNSLNVIQHKNSKYNLGSLHFKFNYARFEINIKQSEGNAKTNIKGMQITKKDEQISTYTKVFFNGPNGFLDQINKSLADDKSHAIFEGSIIVPKIAQKTDASQLSRNLLLSDLAQIDTKPQLEIIADDVKCKHGATISQLNEEELFYMRTRGITLAEASKLQLSSYFQEIISFIPVSKDRWDLLDKLLNEN; encoded by the coding sequence ATGGAAATTATTGAAAAAATAAAAACAAATAAATCGATTGATAATCAAACAGAAATACAAAAAATCTGTCTAGATAAATTACAATCAAGTCCCCTCCCTAATCCTAAAAGTGAACAATGGAGACTTTCAAATAAATCAAAATTTTCAAACTTTTTAGACTTCTCGGTTAATGAAAAAGATCTAAAATTTGATACACCCTATCCGACAAATTCGCAAAATACTATTAGATTAATAATTGGCGAAAAGTATCAAATTAAATTAACAGAAAAAAATTATTCAATACAGCAATTAAGTGCAGATGAGTTAGATAAATATATCAAAGAACAGATATCCAGTTTTGATCAAAACGAAAATTGGAGTGACCTGTTGAATCTGTCTTTAAGTTGTAAAAAAAATATCTTAGGATTAAAGATCAATGGATCAAGAATCCCTCCTATTGAAATCTTTAGTCATGCATCAAGTAACTCTTTAAGCGCAAAAACACTAGTAATATTTTTAGAAAAGAATTGTGATGTTGAATTATTACAAGTAAATCTTGGCAAAGAAAACTCTTCGTTATCTCAATCAACTTTCTTTTTTTTAGAAGAAAATAGTTCTTTAAATCATGGTTTTGTTTCTTACGGTGAAAAAGGATCAAACTTATTAAATTCTCTCAATGTAATCCAACACAAAAATAGCAAATACAACTTGGGATCTTTACATTTCAAATTCAATTACGCAAGATTTGAAATTAATATTAAGCAATCTGAAGGAAACGCTAAAACAAATATCAAAGGTATGCAAATAACAAAAAAAGATGAACAAATTTCTACTTACACAAAAGTATTTTTTAATGGCCCTAATGGATTTCTAGATCAAATCAACAAATCACTTGCTGACGATAAATCACATGCAATATTTGAAGGTTCAATAATAGTTCCGAAAATTGCTCAGAAAACTGACGCTTCCCAATTAAGCAGAAATTTACTTTTATCAGATCTTGCACAAATAGATACCAAGCCTCAATTAGAAATAATTGCTGATGATGTCAAATGCAAACATGGAGCTACAATTTCGCAACTAAATGAAGAAGAACTTTTTTATATGCGAACAAGAGGGATCACGTTAGCAGAAGCAAGTAAACTACAATTAAGTTCTTACTTTCAAGAAATAATTTCATTTATTCCCGTTTCAAAAGATAGATGGGATTTGCTTGATAAACTTTTAAATGAGAATTAA